The proteins below come from a single Juglans regia cultivar Chandler chromosome 12, Walnut 2.0, whole genome shotgun sequence genomic window:
- the LOC108999302 gene encoding uncharacterized protein LOC108999302 — protein MADQEYKAFRDYVITTLVAQMLATEESSAIVQKKLPPKELGIREAKPTTISLQLATEESSAIVQKKLPPKELGFGEVKPTTISLQLVDKSIKYPRGLIEDVLVKVDKFIFPTDFIVLDMEENKEIHLILG, from the exons ATGGCCGACCAGGAGTATAAGGCGTTCAGAGATTATGTTATTACCACATTGGTGGCGCAGATG TTGGCGACCGAGGAGAGCAGTGCAATTGTACAAAAGAAGTTGCCGCCTAAGGAACTAGGTATTAGAGAAGCAAAgccgaccaccatctctctacagttggcAACCGAGGAGAGCAGTGCAATTGTACAAAAGAAGTTGCCACCTAAGGAACTAGGTTTTGGAGAAGTAAAGCCGACCACTATCTCTCTACAGTTGGTGGACAAATCCATTAAATACCCAAGAGGACTCATTGAGGATGtactggtgaaagttgataagttcatcttcccgACCGACTTCATTGTACTTGATATGGAGGAGAACAAGGAGATCCATTTGATATTGGGCTGA